A window of Macadamia integrifolia cultivar HAES 741 unplaced genomic scaffold, SCU_Mint_v3 scaffold337, whole genome shotgun sequence contains these coding sequences:
- the LOC122068077 gene encoding rhomboid-like protein 20 yields MEDVFEELIDGPISFVKPHHPIPIKVISFVGDDQKIVTVDRELSQVFILFSMIVSLLYEGLLLFLLKDPSKVLVSGPYGLIFSSFVPFFFDIPISTRFRIFGIHFSDKSFIYLAGLQLLFSSWKRSILPGLGGILAGFLYRMNLFRIRRMKFPEFVTSFFSRLQWPSAGGSSPTASSGNIIGNMPSYTGRPVEGNYPSVPVASTMEPPEDSIATLVSMGFDRHAARQALVQARNDINVATNILLEAQGH; encoded by the exons ATGGAGGATGTTTTTGAAGAACTGATTGATGGCCCGATCTCATTTGTGAAGCCCCATCATCCGATTCCGATCAAGGTCATATCATTTGTTGGCGATGATCAGAAGATTGTGACCGTTGATCGCGAG TTATCGCAGGTCTTTATCTTGTTCTCCATGATAGTCTCATTGCTTTATGAGGGCCTACTATTGTTTCTCCTAAAAG ATCCGTCTAAAGTGCTAGTATCTGGGCCCTATGGTCTTATATTTTCTTCGTTTGTGCCATTTTTCTTTGACATTCCCATTTCAACACGGTTTCGTATATTTGGCATTCACTTCTCTGATaagtcattcatatatttagcTGGTCTTCAG CTGCTTTTCTCATCTTGGAAGAGGTCTATCTTACCAGGCTTGGGTGGCATTCTCGCTGGCTTCCTTTATCGCATGAATCTTTTTCGTATTCGCAGAATGAAG TTTCCCGAATTTGTCACATCATTCTTTTCACGACTGCAATGGCCCTCTGCTGGAGGTTCATCTCCTACGGCATCAAGTGGGAATATTATTGGAAACATGCCTTCTTACACTGGGCGCCCAGTGgag GGAAATTATCCTTCTGTACCTGTTGCATCCACTATGGAACCACCTGAGGACTCCATCGCTACTCTGGTCTCGATGGGGTTTGACAGACATGCAGCGAGGCAGGCTCTCGTGCAGGCTAGAAATGACATAAATGTTGCAACTAACATTCTCCTCGAAGCACAGGGCCATTGA